From a region of the Panicum virgatum strain AP13 chromosome 2K, P.virgatum_v5, whole genome shotgun sequence genome:
- the LOC120680953 gene encoding uncharacterized protein LOC120680953 — protein sequence MFDKYESKFGSIRLARPTHKPSTGKKKAQWGKIFGDGSTSTTSPGSGLGSVGTGGSFTVPLGRRTSASALLQAASTGGTYESTFSLTGRIIEERRRQLKPEMVEMLTCIKDWEAADERAQHMVEDGDLEAAYEDQYLDETPAQAAV from the exons ATGTTTGACAAGTATGAAAGCAAGTTTGGTTCAATTAGATTGGCAAGGCCTACACATAAACCTTCTACTGGTAAGAAAAAAGCTCAATGGGGTAAGATCTTTGGTGATGGTTCTACTTCTACTACTTCTCCTGGGTCTGGTCTTGGCAGTGTTGGTACTGGTGGCTCTTTTACTGTTCCTCTTGGTAGAAGAACATCTGCAAGTGCTTTGCTGCAAGCAGCAAGCACTGGTGGTACATATG AATCTACCTTTAGTCTAACTGGCAGGATCATAGAGGAGAGGAGGCGTCAGTTGAAGCCAGAGATGGTAGAAATGCTCACATGCATCAAAGACTGGGAGGCTGCAGATGAAAGAGCTCAGCACATGGTGGAGGATGGAGACCTGGAGGCAGCTTATGAAGATCAGTACCTTGATGAAACTCCAGCACAAGCTGCTGTGTAA